Proteins from one Setaria italica strain Yugu1 chromosome V, Setaria_italica_v2.0, whole genome shotgun sequence genomic window:
- the LOC101761396 gene encoding gibberellin 2-beta-dioxygenase 6 produces the protein MVVPSAASRDMAPESLPLGIIPTVDMSAPSGRGDLARRLVRACAERGFFKAVNHGVPARAAARLDAAASAFFARPARAKQAAGPPDPLGYGSRNIGGNGDVGELEYLILHADPAAVARKATVIDAEDPSRFSVAVNEYVDAVRRLACRVLDLLGEGLGFRDPTSLSQLISAVDSDSLLRINHYATSAAALQGPGGRSCTKGSIGFGEHTDPQILSVLRANDVDGLQVLLPDGCGGGDEWVPVPADPAAFFINVGDLLQALTNGRLVSIRHRVMASTTRPRLSTIYFAAPPLRALIAALPETVAAGTPRRYRPFTWAEYKKAMYAHQLSHNRLDLFHASSDDAADDGHS, from the exons ATGGTCgtgccgtcggcggcgagccgggACATGGCGCCGGAGTCGCTCCCGCTCGGCATTATCCCGACGGTGGACATGTCGGCGCCGTCGGGGCGCGGCGACCTGGCGCGCCGGCTGGTGCGGGCCTGCGCGGAGCGCGGCTTCTTCAAGGCCGTCAACCACGGCGtgccggcgcgcgccgccgcgcggctggacgccgcggcgtcggcgttcTTCGCGCGCCCCGCGCGGGCGAAGCAGGCAGCCGGGCCGCCGGACCCGCTCGGGTACGGCAGCCGGAACATCGGGGGCAACGGCGACGTCGGCGAGCTCGAGTACCTCATCCTGCACGCGGACCCCGCCGCGGTGGCGCGCAAGGCCACGGTCATCGACGCCGAGGATCCGTCGCGGTTCAG CGTAGCAGTGAACGAGTACGTGGACGCGGTGCGGCGTCTCGCGTGCCGGGTTCTGGACCTGCTCGGCGAGGGCCTGGGCTTCAGGGACCCGACGTCCCTCAGCCAGCTCATCTCCGCCGTCGACAGTGACTCCCTCCTCCGGATCAACCACTATGCtacttccgccgccgccctgcaggGTCCCGGTGGCCGGAGCTGCACGAAGGGCAGCATCGGGTTCGGCGAGCACACCGACCCACAGATCCTCAGCGTTCTCCGCGCCAACGACGTCGACGGCCTGCAGGTGCTGCTGCccgacggctgcggcggcggcgacgagtggGTCCCGGTGCCGGCTGACCCGGCCGCGTTCTTCATCAACGTCGGCGATCTCCTCCAG GCTCTGACGAACGGGCGGCTGGTGAGCATCCGGCACAGGGTGATGGCCAGCACCACCAGGCCACGGCTGTCCACCATCTacttcgccgcgccgccgctgcgcgcgCTGATCGCGGCGCTCCCGGAGACGGTTGCCGCCGGCACGCCGCGGCGGTACAGGCCCTTCACATGGGCAGAGTACAAGAAGGCCATGTACGCACACCAGCTCAGCCACAACCGCCTCGACCTCTTCCATGCCTCCAGCGACGATGCCGCTGATGACGGACACAGCTGA